The region CAAGAGAATCATGACCGAATGAAAATACCCGGCGCCTATTTCATTACCTCGAGAGCGGAGAAGAAGTAACCTATCTCATAGCTTGCCGACTCCGGGGAGTCCGAGCCGTGAACGATATTGCTCTCTATACCGGAGGCAAAGTCCGCCCTTATCGTACCGGACGCGGCATCGTCGGGGTTTGTAGCGCCCATAAGCTCCCTCACCTTGGGGATTGCACCCTCCCCCTTAACCACCATAACCACGATTGGTCCCCCGGACATAAATTCAGTGAGACTGTCATAAAAGGGCCTGTCCTTGTGAACGATGTAAAAGCCCCTTGCCTCTTCCCTGGACATATGCAGCATCTTAAGCCCCGCTATCCTCAGTCCTGCCTGCTCAAACCTCCTGATCACTTCACCGATCAGGTTCTTCCTGACACCGTCGGGCTTTACTATTGAGAGTGTCTGCTCCATCTGGAAAATCCTCCTTTAATTATTGGTCTATTTGTCTTTCAATCCATCCACAAGGTCCCTGACCGCCCTGACCGATGCCTCAAAGTGTGCCTTTTCCCGGTCGTTAAGCTCGATCTCGACAATCCTCTCGATACCGCCGGTTCCGAGCACAACCGGGACACCCGCAAAGTATCCTTC is a window of bacterium BMS3Abin08 DNA encoding:
- the ndk gene encoding nucleoside diphosphate kinase; protein product: MEQTLSIVKPDGVRKNLIGEVIRRFEQAGLRIAGLKMLHMSREEARGFYIVHKDRPFYDSLTEFMSGGPIVVMVVKGEGAIPKVRELMGATNPDDAASGTIRADFASGIESNIVHGSDSPESASYEIGYFFSALEVMK